A single genomic interval of Oryza sativa Japonica Group chromosome 7, ASM3414082v1 harbors:
- the LOC4342211 gene encoding GTPase activating protein 1, translating to MDGLVGLLKIRVVRGINLAYRDTRGSDPYVVLRLGKQKVKTSVKKKSVNPIWHEELTLSIMNPIAPIKLGVFDKDTFSRDDPMGDAEIDLEPFMEVLNMDPENIRNGSIIKTIRPSNQNCLADESHLFWRNGKFVQDIILRLRNVESGELQVQLQWVKIPGRH from the exons ATGGACGGATTGGTAGGCCTCTTGAAAATACGGGTGGTGCGTGGGATTAACCTTGCCTACCGCGACACAAGAGGCAGTGATCCATATGTCGTCCTTCGCCTCGGCAAGCAA AAAGTGAAGACTAGTGTAAAGAAGAAATCTGTGAATCCTATTTGGCATGAAGAGCTAACTTTGTCGATCATGAACCCTATTGCACCGATTAAGCTT GGGGTGTTTGACAAAGACACTTTCAGTAGAGACGACCCAATGGGAGATGCAGAAATAGACCTGGAGCCCTTCATGGAAGTTCTGAACATGGACCCGGAGAACATTCGGAATGGTTCCATCATAAAAACAATTCGACCATCCAACCAGAACTGCCTTGCTGATGAGAGTCACCTATTCTGGAGGAATGGTAAATTTGTCCAGGACATTATTCTCCGACTTAGAAACGTCGAGAGTGGTGAGCTGCAAGTGCAACTGCAATGGGTGAAAATTCCTGGCAGGCACTAA
- the LOC4342214 gene encoding mADS-box transcription factor 15 isoform 2 (isoform 2 is encoded by transcript variant 2) yields MGRGKVQLKRIENKINRQVTFSKRRNGLLKKAHEISVLCDAEVAAIVFSPKGKLYEYATDSRMDKILERYERYSYAEKALISAESESEGNWCHEYRKLKAKIETIQKCHKHLMGEDLESLNLKELQQLEQQLESSLKHIISRKSHLMLESISELQKKERSLQEENKALQKELVERQKNVRGQQQVGQWDQTQVQAQAQAQPQAQTSSSSSSMLRDQQALLPPQNICYPPVMMGERNDAAAAAAVAAQGQVQLRIGGLPPWMLSHLNA; encoded by the exons atGGGGCGGGGGAAGGTGCAGCTGAAGCGGATAGAGAACAAGATCAACAGGCAGGTGACGTTCTCCAAGAGGAGGAATGGATTGCTGAAGAAGGCGCACGAGATCTCCGTCCTCTGCGACGCCGAGGTCGCCGCCATCGTCTTCTCCCCCAAGGGCAAGCTCTACGAGTACGCCACTGACTCCAG GATGGACAAAATCCTTGAACGTTATGAGCGCTATTCATATGCTGAAAAGGCTCTTATTTCAGCTGAATCCGAGAGTGAG GGAAATTGGTGCCATGAATACAGGAAACTTAAGGCAAAGATTGAGACCATACAAAAATGTCACAA ACACCTCATGGGAGAGGATCTAGAATCCCTGAATCTCAAAGAACTCCAACAGCTAGAGCAGCAGCTGGAGAGTTCATTGAAGCACATAATATCAAGAAAG AGCCACCTTATGCTTGAGTCCATTTCCGAGCTGCAGAAAAAG GAGAGGTCACTGCAGGAGGAGAACAAGGCTCTGCAGAAGGAA CTGGTGGAGAGGCAGAAGAATGTGAGGGGCCAGCAGCAAGTAGGGCAGTGGGACCAAACCCAGGTCCAGGCCCAGGCCCAAGCCCAACCCCAAGCCCAgacaagctcctcctcctcctccatgctGAGGGATCAGCAGGCACTTCTTCCACCACAAAATATCTG CTACCCGCCGGTGATGATGGGCGAGAGAaatgatgcggcggcggcggcggcggtggcggcgcagggCCAGGTGCAACTCCGCATCGGAGGTCTTCCGCCATGGATGCTGAGCCACCTCAATGCTTAA
- the LOC4342212 gene encoding protein C2-DOMAIN ABA-RELATED 4 — translation MSDLPGFLSVRVLRGVNLVSRDAGGSDPYVVLHLDNQKLKTGVVKKTTNPVWNEELTLAVRNPETPIQLEVFDKDTFSKDDQMGDAEFDIEALMQIVRMDLQDIRSGTVVRTVRPGRQCCLADESHIVWENGQIVQDMLLKLRNVETGVVHLQLKWVNIPG, via the exons ATGTCTGATCTTCCAGGGTTCCTGAGCGTGAGAGTGCTGCGAGGGGTAAACCTTGTTAGTCGTGATGCCGGCGGCAGTGATCCCTATGTTGTGCTTCACCTGGACAATCAG AAATTAAAGACAGGTGTGGTAAAGAAGACAACAAACCCAGTTTGGAACGAAGAGCTGACTTTAGCTGTCAGGAATCCAGAAACACCTATCCAGCTA GAGGTATTTGACAAGGACACATTCAGTAAAGATGACCAGATGGGTGACGCAGAGTTCGACATTGAGGCGCTGATGCAAATCGTGAGGATGGATCTGCAGGACATCCGCAGTGGCACCGTCGTACGCACCGTGCGACCCGGCAGACAGTGCTGCCTAGCAGACGAGAGTCACATTGTGTGGGAGAATGGTCAGATTGTGCAAGACATGCTTCTCAAGTTGAGAAATGTTGAGACCGGCGTGGTGCACCTGCAGCTGAAATGGGTGAACATTCCAG GCTGA
- the LOC4342214 gene encoding mADS-box transcription factor 15 isoform 1 (isoform 1 is encoded by transcript variant 1) yields the protein MGRGKVQLKRIENKINRQVTFSKRRNGLLKKAHEISVLCDAEVAAIVFSPKGKLYEYATDSRMDKILERYERYSYAEKALISAESESEGNWCHEYRKLKAKIETIQKCHKHLMGEDLESLNLKELQQLEQQLESSLKHIISRKSHLMLESISELQKKERSLQEENKALQKELVERQKNVRGQQQVGQWDQTQVQAQAQAQPQAQTSSSSSSMLRDQQALLPPQNICSYPPVMMGERNDAAAAAAVAAQGQVQLRIGGLPPWMLSHLNA from the exons atGGGGCGGGGGAAGGTGCAGCTGAAGCGGATAGAGAACAAGATCAACAGGCAGGTGACGTTCTCCAAGAGGAGGAATGGATTGCTGAAGAAGGCGCACGAGATCTCCGTCCTCTGCGACGCCGAGGTCGCCGCCATCGTCTTCTCCCCCAAGGGCAAGCTCTACGAGTACGCCACTGACTCCAG GATGGACAAAATCCTTGAACGTTATGAGCGCTATTCATATGCTGAAAAGGCTCTTATTTCAGCTGAATCCGAGAGTGAG GGAAATTGGTGCCATGAATACAGGAAACTTAAGGCAAAGATTGAGACCATACAAAAATGTCACAA ACACCTCATGGGAGAGGATCTAGAATCCCTGAATCTCAAAGAACTCCAACAGCTAGAGCAGCAGCTGGAGAGTTCATTGAAGCACATAATATCAAGAAAG AGCCACCTTATGCTTGAGTCCATTTCCGAGCTGCAGAAAAAG GAGAGGTCACTGCAGGAGGAGAACAAGGCTCTGCAGAAGGAA CTGGTGGAGAGGCAGAAGAATGTGAGGGGCCAGCAGCAAGTAGGGCAGTGGGACCAAACCCAGGTCCAGGCCCAGGCCCAAGCCCAACCCCAAGCCCAgacaagctcctcctcctcctccatgctGAGGGATCAGCAGGCACTTCTTCCACCACAAAATATCTG TAGCTACCCGCCGGTGATGATGGGCGAGAGAaatgatgcggcggcggcggcggcggtggcggcgcagggCCAGGTGCAACTCCGCATCGGAGGTCTTCCGCCATGGATGCTGAGCCACCTCAATGCTTAA
- the LOC107281555 gene encoding senescence-specific cysteine protease SAG39, which yields MEARHDKWMAEHGRTYKDAAEKARRFRVFKANVDLIDRSNAAGNKRYRLATNRFTDLTDAEFAAMYTGYNPANTMYAAANATTRLSSEDDQQPAEVDWRQQGAVTGVKNQRSCGCCWAFSTVAAVEGIHQITTGELVSLSEQQLLDCADNGGCTGGSLDNAFQYMANSGGVTTEAAYAYQGAQGACQFDASSSASGVAATISGYQRVNPNDEGSLAAAVASQPVSVAIEGSGAMFRHYGSGVFTADSCGTKLDHAVAVVGYGAEADGSGGGGYWIIKNSWGTTWGDGGYMKLEKDVGSQGACGVAMAPSYPVVSA from the coding sequence ATGGAGGCGAGGCACGACAAGTGGATGGCGGAGCACGGGCGCACGTACAAGGACGCCGCCGAGAAGGCTCGCCGGTTCCGGGTGTTCAAGGCCAACGTGGACCTCATCGACCGCTCCAACGCCGCCGGCAACAAGCGCTACCGCCTCGCCACCAACCGCTTCACCGACCTCACCGACGCCGAGTTCGCCGCCATGTACACCGGCTACAACCCGGCCAATACCATGTACGCCGCAGCTAACGCCACCACCCGCCTCTCGTCGGAGGATGACCAGCAGCCGGCCGAGGTTGACTGGCGGCAGCAAGGCGCCGTCACCGGCGTCAAGAACCAACGATCCTGCGGTTGCTGCTGGGCCTTCTCGACGGTGGCCGCCGTGGAGGGCATCCACCAGATCACCACCGGCGAGCTGGTGTCCCTGTCGGAGCAGCAGCTGCTCGACTGCGCCGACAACGGCGGCTGCACCGGCGGTAGCCTCGACAATGCGTTCCAGTACATGGccaacagcggcggcgtcaCCACCGAGGCGGCCTACGCCTACCAGGGCGCGCAGGGGGCGTGCCAGTTCGacgcctcgtcgtcggcgtcgggcgtcgccgccaccatcagCGGCTACCAGCGCGTGAACCCCAACGACGAGGGgtcgctggccgccgccgtggcgagcCAGCCGGTGTCGGTGGCCATCGAGGGGAGCGGCGCCATGTTCCGGCACTACGGCAGCGGGGTGTTCACGGCGGACAGCTGCGGGACGAAGCTGGACcacgcggtggcggtggtggggtacggcgcggaggcggacgggagcggcggcggcggctactggATCATCAAGAACTCGTGGGGAACAACCTGGGGGGACGGCGGATACATGAAGCTGGAGAAGGACGTCGGCAGCCAGGGCGCGTGCGGTGTCGCCATGGCGCCGTCCTACCCTGTCGTCTCTGCCtag
- the LOC4342213 gene encoding two pore potassium channel b yields MAALDQQPLLHDGGDQKPPPEGAARRFRRCRTAPSSEPPPTDKDNSSAADAPPKTLFTGGGRPSFRLVGLLLVAYLLLGTIAFYLAMDHMSGTRTTRALDALYFCVVTMTTVGYGDLVPASDAAKLLACAFVFAGVAVVGTFLSKAADYLVEKQEALLFRALHSHTMVRAMEMNKVRYKLYTAGLLLVAAVASGTVVLWKVEGMRAVDAFYCVCATVTTLGYGDRSFSSEGGRAFAVAWITVSTVVVALFFLYAAELYTERRQRELARWVLRRRTTNMDLEAADLDGDHRVGAADFVLYKLKELGKISQEDISEFLDEFDNLDADHSGTLSPADLAAAQPTPDPPPSLR; encoded by the coding sequence ATGGCGGCCCTCGACCAACAACCGCTGCttcacgacggcggcgaccagaaGCCGCCGCCGGAAGGAGCGGCAAGAAGGTTCCGGCGATGCAGGACGGCGCCCTCCTCCGAGCCTCCGCCCACGGACAAGGACAACTCCTCGGCGGCCGACGCGCCTCCCAAGACGCTcttcaccggcggcggccgccccagCTTCCGGctcgtcggcctcctcctcgtcgcgtACCTCCTCCTCGGCACCATTGCCTTCTACCTCGCCATGGACCACATGTCCGGCACCCGCACCACCCGCGCCCTCGACGCCCTCTACTTCTGCGTCGTCACCATGACCACCGTCGGCTACGGCGACCTCGTCCCCGCCAGCGACGCCGCCAAGCTCCTCGCCTGCGCCTTCGtcttcgccggcgtcgccgtcgtcggcaccTTCCTCAGCAAGGCCGCCGACTACCTCGTCGAGAAGCAGGAGGCGCTCCTCTTCCGCGCGCTGCACTCGCACACGATGGTGCGCGCCATGGAGATGAACAAGGTGAGGTACAAGCTCTACACGGCGGGGCTGctgctggtggcggcggtggcgtcagGGACGGTGGTGCTGTGGAAGGTGGAGGGGATGCGGGCGGTGGACGCGTTCTACTGCGTGTGCGCGACGGTGACGACGCTGGGGTACGGCGACCGGAGCTTCTCGTCGGAGGGGGGGCGCGCGTTCGCGGTGGCGTGGATCACGGTGAgcacggtggtggtggcgctctTCTTCCTGTACGCGGCGGAGCTGTACACGGAGCGGCGGCAGAGGGAGCTGGCGAGGTGGGTGCTGCGGCGCCGGACCACCAACATGGACCTGGAGGCGGCGGACCTCGACGGCGACCACCGCGTCGGGGCCGCCGACTTCGTGCTGTACAAGCTCAAGGAGCTCGGCAAGATCAGCCAGGAGGACATATCGGAGTTCCTCGACGAGTTCGACAACCTCGACGCCGATCACTCCGGCACCCTCTCccccgccgacctcgccgccgcccagcctACTCCGGACCCGCCGCCTTCCCTGCGTTAG
- the LOC4342214 gene encoding mADS-box transcription factor 15 isoform X2, giving the protein MGRGKVQLKRIENKINRQVTFSKRRNGLLKKAHEISVLCDAEVAAIVFSPKGKLYEYATDSRMDKILERYERYSYAEKALISAESESEGNWCHEYRKLKAKIETIQKCHKHLMGEDLESLNLKELQQLEQQLESSLKHIISRKSHLMLESISELQKKERSLQEENKALQKECAHAAGGEAEECEGPAASRAVGPNPGPGPGPSPTPSPDKLLLLLHAEGSAGTSSTTKYL; this is encoded by the exons atGGGGCGGGGGAAGGTGCAGCTGAAGCGGATAGAGAACAAGATCAACAGGCAGGTGACGTTCTCCAAGAGGAGGAATGGATTGCTGAAGAAGGCGCACGAGATCTCCGTCCTCTGCGACGCCGAGGTCGCCGCCATCGTCTTCTCCCCCAAGGGCAAGCTCTACGAGTACGCCACTGACTCCAG GATGGACAAAATCCTTGAACGTTATGAGCGCTATTCATATGCTGAAAAGGCTCTTATTTCAGCTGAATCCGAGAGTGAG GGAAATTGGTGCCATGAATACAGGAAACTTAAGGCAAAGATTGAGACCATACAAAAATGTCACAA ACACCTCATGGGAGAGGATCTAGAATCCCTGAATCTCAAAGAACTCCAACAGCTAGAGCAGCAGCTGGAGAGTTCATTGAAGCACATAATATCAAGAAAG AGCCACCTTATGCTTGAGTCCATTTCCGAGCTGCAGAAAAAG GAGAGGTCACTGCAGGAGGAGAACAAGGCTCTGCAGAAGGAA TGTGCGCATGCAGCTGGTGGAGAGGCAGAAGAATGTGAGGGGCCAGCAGCAAGTAGGGCAGTGGGACCAAACCCAGGTCCAGGCCCAGGCCCAAGCCCAACCCCAAGCCCAgacaagctcctcctcctcctccatgctGAGGGATCAGCAGGCACTTCTTCCACCACAAAATATCTG TAG
- the LOC4342214 gene encoding mADS-box transcription factor 15 isoform X1: MGRGKVQLKRIENKINRQVTFSKRRNGLLKKAHEISVLCDAEVAAIVFSPKGKLYEYATDSRMDKILERYERYSYAEKALISAESESEGNWCHEYRKLKAKIETIQKCHKHLMGEDLESLNLKELQQLEQQLESSLKHIISRKSHLMLESISELQKKERSLQEENKALQKECAHAAGGEAEECEGPAASRAVGPNPGPGPGPSPTPSPDKLLLLLHAEGSAGTSSTTKYLLPAGDDGREK; this comes from the exons atGGGGCGGGGGAAGGTGCAGCTGAAGCGGATAGAGAACAAGATCAACAGGCAGGTGACGTTCTCCAAGAGGAGGAATGGATTGCTGAAGAAGGCGCACGAGATCTCCGTCCTCTGCGACGCCGAGGTCGCCGCCATCGTCTTCTCCCCCAAGGGCAAGCTCTACGAGTACGCCACTGACTCCAG GATGGACAAAATCCTTGAACGTTATGAGCGCTATTCATATGCTGAAAAGGCTCTTATTTCAGCTGAATCCGAGAGTGAG GGAAATTGGTGCCATGAATACAGGAAACTTAAGGCAAAGATTGAGACCATACAAAAATGTCACAA ACACCTCATGGGAGAGGATCTAGAATCCCTGAATCTCAAAGAACTCCAACAGCTAGAGCAGCAGCTGGAGAGTTCATTGAAGCACATAATATCAAGAAAG AGCCACCTTATGCTTGAGTCCATTTCCGAGCTGCAGAAAAAG GAGAGGTCACTGCAGGAGGAGAACAAGGCTCTGCAGAAGGAA TGTGCGCATGCAGCTGGTGGAGAGGCAGAAGAATGTGAGGGGCCAGCAGCAAGTAGGGCAGTGGGACCAAACCCAGGTCCAGGCCCAGGCCCAAGCCCAACCCCAAGCCCAgacaagctcctcctcctcctccatgctGAGGGATCAGCAGGCACTTCTTCCACCACAAAATATCTG CTACCCGCCGGTGATGATGGGCGAGAGAaatga